Proteins encoded by one window of Thalassoroseus pseudoceratinae:
- a CDS encoding serine/threonine-protein kinase encodes MLLDSHQSVLVPCPSCQNGVDFGTSAAASTTCGNCGHTFVNSVEKSAGCTGQETVAVSLSNGAGLLDSKTAAADDPIIDPAATKHSSGSETTRLGHFVLEKLLGEGGFGCVYQARDLKLDRAVAIKLPRSGQLTEKETSQFLKEARAAAQLRHPNIVGVHEVGMSDGSVYIATDFINGQPMDDWLESYQPTHQESAELCRTLAEALHHAHQRGVIHRDLKPANILLDEDGQPHIADFGLAKREFGETSMTAAGVVMGTPAYMAPEQATGQSHEADARADIYALGTMLFEMLTGERPFRGSTQALLYQVVNAEPPLPRTIDETIPEGLEAICICCLAKDPDHRFASAQDLADALTEYLEERQTSVSLPTALTETKPNAWIQFWNRHPFAVAVGVGISVMLAAGGIAVAYKSDAVPPSRTVITSTPQSTVTPSQSLLPQVRQQLREQSPANVELDPELEAALQTVEQQHAEIGSQTAPELGAVGSLIMGEMTGDPDGNSLRDQRILLQRLKGRLGNLNQSLK; translated from the coding sequence CTTGATAGTCATCAATCAGTGCTGGTCCCCTGCCCGAGCTGTCAAAACGGTGTGGATTTCGGAACGTCCGCGGCGGCTTCGACAACCTGCGGGAATTGTGGCCATACGTTCGTCAACTCGGTTGAGAAATCGGCCGGATGCACTGGTCAGGAAACGGTTGCCGTGAGTCTTTCCAACGGCGCCGGTTTGCTCGACTCCAAAACTGCTGCCGCAGATGACCCGATCATCGATCCAGCTGCAACGAAGCACTCATCCGGTTCGGAAACGACACGTCTTGGGCACTTTGTGTTAGAGAAACTTCTGGGGGAAGGCGGTTTCGGTTGCGTTTATCAAGCTCGCGATTTGAAACTTGACCGTGCGGTAGCCATCAAGTTACCCCGCAGCGGACAACTGACCGAGAAAGAAACGTCGCAGTTCTTGAAAGAGGCACGAGCTGCGGCCCAACTTCGACATCCGAATATCGTCGGCGTGCACGAAGTCGGGATGAGCGACGGTTCGGTTTATATCGCGACTGACTTCATTAACGGCCAACCAATGGACGACTGGCTGGAGAGTTACCAACCGACTCATCAAGAGAGTGCCGAACTGTGCCGCACACTTGCGGAGGCATTGCATCACGCTCACCAACGCGGCGTGATTCATCGCGATCTTAAACCGGCGAACATCTTACTCGATGAAGACGGACAACCGCACATTGCCGACTTCGGTCTGGCGAAACGAGAGTTTGGTGAAACCTCGATGACAGCAGCCGGTGTGGTCATGGGCACGCCGGCATACATGGCTCCCGAGCAGGCAACCGGCCAGTCACACGAGGCGGACGCCCGCGCCGACATTTACGCACTCGGCACGATGCTGTTCGAAATGTTGACCGGCGAACGACCGTTCCGTGGCTCGACACAGGCGTTGTTGTATCAGGTCGTCAACGCCGAACCGCCACTGCCACGAACGATTGACGAAACCATCCCCGAAGGCTTGGAAGCGATCTGCATCTGCTGCTTGGCGAAAGATCCGGACCACCGATTCGCCTCCGCCCAAGACTTAGCCGATGCATTGACGGAGTATTTGGAAGAACGACAAACCTCGGTCTCGCTGCCAACAGCATTGACCGAGACTAAGCCGAATGCATGGATCCAATTTTGGAATCGACATCCATTCGCCGTTGCCGTTGGTGTGGGAATCAGCGTCATGTTGGCGGCGGGTGGAATCGCGGTGGCCTACAAATCGGACGCTGTTCCCCCGTCACGAACCGTCATCACGTCAACACCACAGTCCACTGTGACGCCAAGCCAATCATTGTTGCCCCAAGTTCGCCAGCAACTGCGGGAACAATCCCCAGCCAACGTCGAACTTGATCCCGAACTCGAGGCGGCCCTCCAAACGGTCGAGCAGCAGCACGCTGAGATCGGCTCGCAAACCGCTCCCGAGTTGGGAGCGGTCGGCTCATTGATCATGGGAGAAATGACCGGCGACCCCGATGGCAATTCCCTGCGTGATCAACGAATCCTGCTGCAACGCCTCAAAGGACGACTGGGGAATCTCAATCAATCGCTGAAGTGA
- a CDS encoding prolyl oligopeptidase family serine peptidase, producing MTNHPSSAESLRYPETRKVDQTDVYHGVTVSDPYRWLEDDVRTSEDVHDWVEAQNKVSFGYLKAIPQRDAIESRLTKLWNYEKYSAPFKRGGRYYYFKNNGLQNQDVLFMQDRLDAEATVLIDPNEWSEDGTVALAGLAFSDDGRYLAYGIQEAGSDWRTWRVMEIATRKVLEEGIQWVKFSSATWTRDSKGFFYGRFDAPEEGEAFQSLNLNQKIYYHRIGTSQDQDVLVYHRPDEPTWGFGTSVTQDGQFLVLTVWKGTDDRYRILYRDLTEPYAAPVDLIDNFEQEFSFVGNDGHVFYFVTDWEAPRKRLIAIDIRKPARENWQVIIPESDNALNDVNLVGNLFVASYLQDAKTAVKIYDMQGEHVRDVEFPGIGTARGFSGRRGDTETFYSFSSFATPPSTYRYDLITGKSTKLRQAEVDFDPELYEVKQVFYKSKDGTKVPMFIAHKKGLELDDNNPTLLYGYGGFSIPLTPSFSISRLAWMEMGGVFAMANLRGGGEYGEEWHKAGTKLTKQNVFDDFIAAAEWLIDNDYTKSSKLAIQGGSNGGLLVGAAITQRPDLFGAALPAVGVMDMLRFHKFTAGRFWVDDYGSADNPEEFQALYKYSPYHNLKAGIEYPPTLVTTADTDDRVVPGHSFKFAARLQEYHEGDAPVLIRIETKAGHGSGKPTSKIIEEIADQWAFLVKNLGMEIESK from the coding sequence ATGACAAATCACCCATCCTCTGCGGAATCGTTGCGTTATCCGGAAACTCGAAAAGTCGACCAGACTGATGTTTATCACGGTGTGACGGTATCCGATCCGTATCGTTGGCTCGAGGACGACGTTCGGACGTCTGAAGATGTGCACGATTGGGTCGAGGCACAAAACAAAGTATCGTTCGGATATCTCAAAGCGATTCCTCAGCGGGATGCCATTGAGAGCCGATTGACGAAGCTCTGGAATTACGAGAAATACTCTGCACCCTTCAAACGTGGTGGACGGTATTACTACTTCAAGAACAACGGGCTACAAAACCAAGACGTGCTGTTCATGCAAGACCGTCTTGATGCGGAAGCCACGGTCTTGATCGATCCCAATGAATGGTCTGAAGACGGCACGGTCGCACTGGCGGGATTGGCGTTTAGCGATGATGGTCGGTATCTCGCCTACGGTATTCAGGAAGCCGGTAGCGACTGGCGAACCTGGCGAGTCATGGAGATCGCCACCAGGAAGGTGCTGGAAGAAGGAATCCAATGGGTCAAATTTAGTAGTGCGACTTGGACGCGGGATTCCAAAGGGTTCTTCTATGGTCGCTTTGATGCACCGGAAGAGGGCGAAGCATTTCAATCGCTGAATCTGAACCAAAAAATCTACTATCACCGAATTGGCACGTCGCAAGATCAAGACGTGTTGGTGTACCATCGCCCGGATGAACCGACTTGGGGATTTGGAACGTCGGTGACGCAAGATGGTCAATTTCTTGTCCTCACCGTTTGGAAAGGCACTGACGATCGCTATCGCATTTTGTATCGGGATCTCACCGAACCGTATGCAGCCCCGGTGGACCTGATTGATAATTTTGAGCAGGAGTTTAGTTTTGTCGGCAACGACGGACACGTCTTCTACTTCGTGACCGATTGGGAAGCACCCCGCAAACGGTTGATCGCAATCGACATTCGCAAACCGGCTCGCGAGAATTGGCAAGTCATCATTCCCGAGTCGGACAATGCCCTGAATGACGTGAATCTCGTCGGCAATTTGTTCGTCGCCAGTTATCTGCAGGATGCGAAAACCGCTGTCAAGATTTACGATATGCAAGGAGAGCATGTGCGTGATGTGGAGTTCCCCGGCATCGGGACGGCACGCGGATTCAGCGGACGCCGCGGAGACACGGAGACGTTCTATTCGTTCTCCAGTTTCGCGACTCCGCCGAGCACGTACCGCTACGACTTGATCACGGGAAAGAGCACCAAACTTCGGCAAGCAGAAGTCGACTTCGATCCCGAGCTGTACGAAGTCAAACAAGTCTTTTACAAAAGCAAAGACGGAACCAAAGTCCCGATGTTCATTGCTCACAAGAAGGGACTGGAGCTCGACGATAACAATCCAACGCTGCTCTACGGTTACGGCGGGTTTTCGATTCCGCTCACGCCGAGCTTTTCGATCAGCCGACTCGCTTGGATGGAAATGGGCGGCGTGTTCGCAATGGCCAACCTGCGGGGCGGCGGCGAATACGGCGAGGAATGGCATAAAGCTGGAACGAAATTGACGAAACAAAATGTCTTCGACGATTTCATTGCGGCGGCGGAATGGTTGATCGATAACGACTATACCAAGTCCTCGAAGCTTGCGATCCAAGGGGGATCCAACGGAGGGTTGCTCGTCGGTGCAGCCATCACGCAACGCCCCGACCTTTTCGGAGCAGCACTTCCGGCAGTGGGCGTGATGGACATGCTGCGGTTTCACAAATTCACGGCCGGTCGGTTTTGGGTCGACGATTACGGCTCCGCTGATAATCCCGAAGAATTCCAGGCGTTGTACAAGTATTCGCCGTACCACAACCTGAAAGCGGGAATCGAATACCCACCAACCCTCGTGACAACCGCCGATACCGACGACCGCGTCGTGCCCGGACACAGCTTCAAGTTCGCCGCCCGTTTACAGGAATATCACGAAGGTGATGCACCGGTGTTGATTCGTATCGAGACGAAAGCGGGACACGGATCTGGCAAGCCGACTTCCAAAATCATCGAGGAAATCGCTGACCAATGGGCGTTTCTCGTGAAGAACCTCGGAATGGAAATCGAGTCCAAGTGA